Proteins encoded together in one Pseudomonas sp. TCU-HL1 window:
- the dauA gene encoding C4-dicarboxylic acid transporter DauA: MSGYLPPLFAALRQTLREGYSLAALRGDLAAGVTVGIIAIPLAMALAIAVGVAPQHGLYTVLLAAPLIALTGGSRFNISGPTAAFVVILLPITQQFGLGGLLLCTLMAGLILIAMGLARLGRLIQFIPYPVTLGFTAGIGIVIATLQIKDLLGLQLSHPPQNYVEQLRLLADAIPGVHLGDTLVAIACFSVLVIWPRLVPKVPGHLVALALGALLGLLLEAVGIPVATLGERFSYVLDGVPHPGIPPVLPDFAWPWQLPGPDGQPLGLSFELFRQLLPPAFAIAMLGAIESLLCAVVADGMAGTRHDPNAELLGQGLGNLVAPLFGGITATAAIARSAANVRAGAQSPIAAIIHAGVVLLAMLLLAPLFSYLPMAALAALLLMVAWNMSEARHVLHTLRIAPRNDVLVLLTCLVLTVLFDMVLAVGVGLLMAAGLFIKRMSDLTDTAPLPRHFHESLRELPEQVLVYAIRGPLFFGAAEKALSVLRRFNPDVSVVIVEMSAVPMLDMTALAALENLLHDYSHQGVGLVLVGTSPRVRLKLRRAGVHRETGRLAYVQSLEQAQAKALQWLEGDRPQEKNEHIQAR, translated from the coding sequence ATGTCCGGATACCTGCCCCCATTGTTCGCCGCCCTGCGCCAGACCCTGCGCGAGGGCTACTCCCTGGCGGCCCTGCGCGGCGACCTGGCGGCCGGGGTCACGGTCGGCATCATCGCCATCCCGCTGGCCATGGCGCTGGCCATCGCCGTCGGCGTAGCGCCGCAGCACGGTCTCTACACGGTGCTTCTGGCCGCGCCCCTGATCGCGCTCACCGGCGGTTCGCGCTTCAACATTTCCGGCCCCACCGCAGCCTTCGTGGTGATCCTGCTGCCCATCACCCAGCAATTCGGCCTCGGCGGCCTGCTGCTCTGTACCCTGATGGCCGGGCTCATCCTCATCGCGATGGGCCTGGCACGCCTGGGGCGACTGATCCAGTTCATTCCCTACCCGGTGACCCTGGGTTTCACCGCGGGTATCGGCATCGTCATCGCCACCCTGCAGATCAAGGACCTGCTCGGGCTGCAGCTGTCCCATCCGCCGCAAAACTACGTCGAGCAGTTGCGCCTGCTGGCTGACGCGATCCCCGGCGTACACCTGGGCGACACGCTGGTGGCCATCGCCTGTTTTTCGGTGCTGGTGATCTGGCCGCGCCTCGTCCCGAAAGTGCCCGGGCATCTGGTGGCCCTGGCCCTGGGCGCGCTGCTAGGGCTGCTGCTGGAAGCCGTGGGCATCCCCGTCGCCACCCTCGGCGAGCGTTTCAGCTATGTGCTGGACGGCGTCCCCCACCCAGGCATTCCCCCCGTCCTGCCGGACTTCGCCTGGCCCTGGCAGTTGCCTGGCCCGGATGGCCAACCCCTGGGCCTGTCGTTCGAGCTATTCCGCCAACTGCTGCCTCCGGCCTTTGCCATCGCCATGCTCGGTGCCATCGAATCCCTGCTCTGTGCCGTGGTAGCCGATGGCATGGCCGGCACGCGCCACGACCCCAACGCCGAGCTCCTTGGCCAAGGCCTGGGCAACCTGGTGGCACCGCTGTTCGGCGGTATTACCGCCACGGCCGCCATCGCCCGCAGCGCCGCCAACGTACGCGCCGGAGCCCAATCGCCCATCGCCGCGATCATCCATGCCGGCGTCGTTCTGCTGGCCATGCTGCTGCTCGCGCCTTTGTTCAGCTACCTGCCAATGGCGGCCCTGGCGGCGCTGCTGCTGATGGTGGCCTGGAACATGAGTGAGGCGCGCCATGTGCTGCACACCCTGCGGATCGCACCCCGCAACGATGTGCTGGTCCTGCTCACATGCCTGGTGCTGACGGTGCTCTTCGACATGGTGCTGGCGGTCGGCGTCGGCCTGCTCATGGCAGCCGGCCTGTTCATCAAGCGCATGAGTGATCTCACCGATACGGCCCCCCTGCCCCGCCATTTCCACGAATCCCTGCGCGAATTGCCTGAGCAGGTCCTGGTGTATGCCATTCGCGGGCCGCTGTTCTTCGGCGCTGCGGAGAAGGCCCTGAGCGTGCTGCGCCGCTTCAACCCGGATGTGAGCGTGGTGATCGTGGAGATGAGCGCCGTGCCCATGCTGGACATGACGGCGCTGGCGGCACTGGAAAACCTGCTGCACGACTATAGCCACCAGGGCGTCGGCCTGGTGCTGGTCGGCACCTCGCCGCGAGTGCGGCTGAAACTGCGGCGCGCCGGCGTGCACCGCGAGACAGGCCGACTGGCCTATGTGCAGTCACTGGAACAGGCGCAGGCCAAGGCGTTGCAGTGGCTTGAGGGGGATAGGCCTCAGGAAAAGAACGAGCACATCCAGGCAAGATAG
- a CDS encoding hypoxanthine-guanine phosphoribosyltransferase, translated as MSADLAHIRQVMAEADCLYTESQVEAAIAKVGEVINGELAERNPVVFCVMNGGLIFAGKLLPKLNFPLELSYLHATRYRNETSGGELFWKAKPEISFIDRDVLIIDDILDEGHTLAAIIDFCKHAGAAHVHTAVLIDKTHDRKARPDLKADYVGLDCEDRYIFGYGMDYKGYWRNAAGIYAVKGL; from the coding sequence ATGTCCGCCGATCTCGCACACATCCGCCAGGTAATGGCCGAAGCCGATTGCCTGTACACCGAATCCCAGGTCGAGGCGGCCATCGCCAAGGTCGGCGAAGTGATCAACGGTGAGCTGGCCGAGCGCAATCCGGTGGTGTTCTGCGTGATGAACGGCGGCCTGATCTTTGCCGGCAAGCTGCTGCCCAAGCTGAACTTCCCGCTGGAGCTGTCTTACCTGCATGCCACCCGCTACCGCAACGAAACCAGCGGCGGCGAACTGTTCTGGAAGGCCAAGCCGGAAATCTCCTTCATCGACCGTGACGTGCTGATCATCGATGACATCCTCGACGAGGGGCACACCCTGGCGGCGATCATCGACTTCTGCAAACACGCTGGCGCGGCCCATGTCCACACCGCTGTGCTGATCGACAAAACCCACGACCGCAAGGCCCGCCCGGACCTGAAGGCCGACTACGTGGGCCTGGATTGCGAAGACCGCTACATCTTCGGTTACGGCATGGACTACAAGGGCTACTGGCGCAACGCCGCCGGCATCTACGCCGTAAAGGGGCTCTGA
- a CDS encoding WbuC family cupin fold metalloprotein has translation MSAPRFLDQALFAELAGKAAASPRKRQHHNFHAMEEPCHRMAVGLQPGTYIPPHRHLSADKAESLLVLKGRLGVLIFDEAGQVTDKRELVAGGDCLGVDVPPGVFHALVVLEPDSLLFECKAGPYRPVGEGEQPAWAPREGEPGAADYLAWMCSFFS, from the coding sequence ATGAGCGCGCCGCGTTTCCTCGATCAGGCCCTGTTCGCTGAGCTGGCCGGGAAGGCTGCGGCAAGCCCGCGCAAACGGCAGCACCACAACTTCCACGCCATGGAAGAGCCCTGTCACCGCATGGCGGTGGGGCTGCAACCTGGCACCTATATCCCGCCGCACCGGCACCTCTCTGCCGACAAGGCAGAAAGCCTGCTGGTGCTCAAGGGGCGCCTGGGCGTGCTGATCTTCGATGAGGCCGGCCAGGTCACCGACAAGCGCGAACTGGTGGCCGGTGGCGACTGCCTTGGCGTCGACGTACCGCCGGGGGTGTTCCATGCGCTGGTGGTGCTGGAGCCAGACAGCCTGCTGTTCGAATGCAAGGCCGGCCCCTACCGGCCGGTCGGCGAAGGCGAGCAACCCGCCTGGGCGCCCCGCGAAGGCGAACCGGGCGCGGCCGACTATCTTGCCTGGATGTGCTCGTTCTTTTCCTGA